In Hahella sp. KA22, one genomic interval encodes:
- a CDS encoding thiamine pyrophosphate-dependent enzyme yields the protein MQNRAEVVEQNFLRRVSTGDLPAPLSDTSPQQAGLSPAQAAAIFESQALSRILDLHSRKLQSRGESFYTIGSSGHEGNAAIAAAFRHNDMAFLHYRDAAFMIQRSKQVPGQTIAWDFLLSFAASAEDPIAGGRHKVLGSKSLFIPPQTSTIASHLPKAVGAAYSIGLNRRLKLNGEMPDDAVVLCSFGDASLNHSTAQGAINTSCWTAYQRVPLPLLWVCEDNGIGISVRTPQGWVEANMSRRPGLHYLRCDGLNFADVYATAHRAESFVRKRREPAFLHMSCVRLMGHAGSDAQQAYLSMKEIEAHEAQDPLLHSARILIEHGILSAHDIIEMYQSTTERVVKVAEEAIKRPKLLTSKSVMASLTPPRRATAPQTEYDDAYQEARERIFARERVQMESPQHTARLINWALSDLMLSHTDIILAGEDVGRKGGVYGVTQKLQEKFGSHRVIDTLLDEQSILGLGIGVAHNRLLPIVEIQFLAYVHNAEDQLRGEAATLSFFSQGQFTNPMVVRIAGLAYQKGFGGHFHNDNSFNVFRDIPGLVVACPSNGWDAVSMLRESVRLAREEQRVVIFLEPIALYMTRDLHEEGDGQWTFPYLPPQENQHIGFGQIGQWGKGKDLAIITYGNGYYLSRQAAKTLEQDGVRLRIIDLRWLLPLPEDALLEAIDGCERILVVDECRRTGSVSEEIMTLLMESGWDRTQVSRLCAEDSFIPLGRAATCTLPDRNGIVEAARSLLGHILLAKAE from the coding sequence ATGCAAAACCGGGCTGAAGTGGTGGAACAAAACTTTCTTCGTCGCGTCAGCACAGGGGATCTACCCGCCCCGCTGTCCGACACATCGCCACAACAGGCCGGCTTAAGTCCGGCGCAGGCGGCGGCGATATTCGAATCCCAGGCGCTCTCGCGCATTCTGGATCTGCACTCGCGCAAGTTGCAGTCCCGGGGAGAAAGTTTCTACACCATCGGCAGCTCGGGTCATGAGGGCAACGCCGCCATTGCTGCGGCGTTCCGGCACAACGACATGGCCTTTCTGCATTACCGGGACGCCGCTTTTATGATTCAACGCAGCAAGCAGGTTCCCGGGCAGACTATCGCCTGGGACTTCTTGCTTAGCTTCGCCGCATCCGCAGAAGATCCTATCGCTGGCGGACGGCATAAAGTGCTGGGCTCGAAATCACTGTTCATTCCGCCGCAAACCAGCACCATCGCCTCACACCTGCCGAAAGCAGTAGGGGCGGCATACAGCATCGGACTCAACCGCCGCCTCAAGCTCAATGGCGAAATGCCTGACGACGCGGTGGTTCTGTGCAGTTTTGGCGACGCGTCGCTGAACCACTCAACCGCTCAGGGGGCCATTAACACCTCATGCTGGACCGCTTACCAGCGCGTGCCGCTGCCCTTATTGTGGGTCTGCGAAGATAACGGCATCGGCATTTCCGTACGCACCCCCCAGGGCTGGGTGGAGGCGAATATGAGTCGCCGTCCCGGTCTGCATTATCTGCGCTGCGACGGACTGAATTTTGCGGATGTCTACGCTACGGCCCACCGTGCTGAGAGCTTCGTCAGAAAGCGTCGTGAACCTGCATTTCTACATATGTCCTGCGTACGTTTGATGGGGCATGCGGGCTCTGACGCCCAGCAGGCTTATCTGAGCATGAAAGAAATCGAAGCCCATGAAGCGCAGGACCCCTTACTGCACTCGGCGCGTATTCTCATTGAGCATGGGATATTGAGCGCCCACGACATTATCGAGATGTATCAGAGCACGACAGAGCGCGTGGTGAAGGTGGCGGAGGAAGCCATCAAGCGCCCCAAATTACTGACCAGCAAATCTGTAATGGCCAGCCTGACGCCGCCGCGCCGCGCAACCGCGCCTCAAACGGAATACGACGACGCTTACCAGGAAGCGCGCGAGCGCATATTCGCCCGCGAGCGCGTGCAGATGGAGTCGCCGCAACATACCGCCCGCCTGATTAACTGGGCGCTTAGCGACTTAATGCTGAGCCACACCGACATCATCCTCGCCGGTGAAGATGTCGGGCGCAAAGGCGGTGTATACGGGGTCACCCAGAAGCTGCAGGAGAAGTTCGGCTCCCATCGCGTCATCGACACGCTGTTGGACGAGCAAAGCATTCTCGGTCTGGGTATTGGCGTCGCCCACAACCGTTTGCTGCCCATCGTGGAAATCCAGTTTCTCGCATACGTACACAACGCCGAAGACCAACTGCGCGGGGAAGCCGCCACTCTGAGTTTCTTCTCGCAGGGACAGTTCACCAACCCCATGGTGGTGCGCATTGCAGGTCTGGCCTATCAGAAAGGGTTTGGCGGACACTTCCATAACGACAACTCCTTTAATGTGTTTCGCGATATCCCCGGTCTGGTTGTGGCCTGTCCGTCCAACGGCTGGGATGCAGTGTCCATGCTGCGAGAATCCGTCCGCCTGGCGCGGGAAGAGCAACGCGTGGTGATATTCCTTGAGCCCATCGCCCTGTACATGACTCGCGATTTACACGAAGAAGGCGATGGACAATGGACTTTCCCCTACTTACCGCCGCAGGAAAATCAGCACATTGGTTTCGGGCAAATCGGCCAGTGGGGCAAAGGCAAGGACCTGGCGATCATCACCTACGGCAATGGCTACTACCTGAGCCGTCAGGCGGCGAAAACGCTGGAGCAGGATGGCGTTCGCCTGCGTATTATCGACCTGCGCTGGCTGTTACCGCTACCCGAGGACGCATTGTTGGAAGCCATTGATGGCTGTGAGCGAATTTTAGTGGTGGATGAGTGCCGACGCACAGGATCTGTCAGCGAGGAAATCATGACTCTGCTCATGGAGTCCGGCTGGGATCGTACGCAAGTCAGTCGTCTGTGCGCGGAAGACTCCTTCATCCCCCTGGGTCGCGCCGCCACCTGCACACTGCCCGACAGAAACGGCATCGTCGAGGCGGCCAGGTCTCTGCTCGGCCATATCCTACTAGCGAAAGCGGAATAG
- a CDS encoding ACP S-malonyltransferase has protein sequence MKERIAIVCPGRGTYNQNELGYLKRNHADKISLLSEFDAYRAQQGQVTLSDLDGRDKYSLKEHSSGDNASALIYACAYADFLSIDHDRYDIVAVTGNSMGWYIALACAGALAPMDALHLINYMGLAMHNALIGGQLVYTLLDPQWNPLPGRREQVLALLNDINDELGAEEAFVSIELGGMLVLAGSDRACKMMMAQLPPEQERFPMKLHNHAAFHTPLQNPVMQQARRELPTAPFRAPQTPLVDGRGVIWTPWSTDTQALWDYTLGHQVVEAYDFTKAVEVTLKEFSPDRIVVLGPGDTLGGSVAQTMARIHWRSVEDKHSFSTRQSADPVLLAMGREEQAAPLRKK, from the coding sequence ATGAAAGAAAGAATCGCCATTGTCTGCCCCGGTCGCGGGACCTACAACCAGAATGAACTGGGTTATCTGAAGCGCAATCACGCCGACAAAATCTCTTTGCTCAGCGAGTTCGACGCCTATCGGGCGCAACAGGGACAGGTGACGCTCAGCGACCTGGATGGCCGCGACAAGTATTCCTTGAAAGAGCATTCTTCCGGAGACAACGCGTCCGCTCTCATTTACGCTTGCGCCTACGCGGACTTCCTCAGTATCGACCATGACCGCTACGACATTGTCGCCGTCACCGGCAACAGTATGGGCTGGTATATCGCCCTCGCGTGCGCCGGCGCGCTAGCGCCGATGGACGCCCTGCATCTGATCAACTACATGGGGTTGGCGATGCACAACGCGCTTATTGGCGGCCAGTTGGTCTACACCCTGCTCGACCCGCAATGGAATCCGCTTCCCGGTCGGCGCGAACAGGTTCTGGCGCTGCTAAACGACATCAATGACGAGCTAGGCGCAGAAGAAGCCTTTGTCTCCATTGAACTGGGCGGTATGCTGGTGCTGGCCGGCAGCGATCGCGCCTGCAAAATGATGATGGCGCAGTTGCCGCCGGAGCAGGAACGTTTTCCCATGAAGCTGCACAACCACGCCGCGTTCCATACGCCTTTGCAAAATCCCGTTATGCAACAGGCGCGTCGGGAACTTCCAACAGCGCCGTTCCGCGCGCCGCAGACGCCGCTGGTGGATGGTCGCGGCGTCATCTGGACGCCCTGGAGCACGGACACGCAGGCATTGTGGGATTACACGCTGGGTCATCAGGTCGTTGAGGCCTATGATTTCACCAAAGCGGTAGAAGTCACGCTGAAAGAATTTTCTCCGGATCGCATCGTCGTGCTTGGCCCTGGCGACACCCTGGGCGGCTCAGTGGCGCAAACCATGGCGCGCATCCACTGGCGCAGCGTCGAAGATAAACACAGCTTCTCCACGAGACAAAGCGCCGATCCGGTTCTGCTGGCAATGGGACGTGAAGAACAGGCGGCTCCCCTGCGTAAAAAATAA
- the trpE gene encoding anthranilate synthase component I yields the protein MTPEQLAAYHQAGYNRVPVVREVMADLDTPLSTYLKLANAPYTYLLESVQGGDKWGRYSIIGLPCRSVLKVNGHQINFYEDNGLVESTESADPLAYIETFQQRFKVPDVDGLPRFNGGLVGYFGYDTIRYIEPKLAKSTPPDPLGTPDILLMVSDELVVFDNLSGRLMLIHHVDPGAAEASERAQARLDELETLLRRPIPEHNLHVQQDLQIAEEDFASGFTQPNFEAAVEKIKEYVLAGDVMQTVISQRMSVPFTAEPINLYRSLRCLNPSPYMYHLDLGDFHVVGSSPEILAHLEDGVATVRPIAGTRKRGATEAEDKALEEELLADPKELAEHLMLIDLGRNDVGRVSDIGSVELTDKMVIERYSHVMHIVSNVTGKLRQGLSAIDVLRATLPAGTLSGAPKIRAMEIIDELEPVKRGVYGGAIGYLSWNGNMDTAIAIRTAVIKDKTLYIQAGAGVVADSVPRLEWKETLNKGRAVFRAVAMAQKGL from the coding sequence ATGACACCCGAACAATTGGCCGCCTATCATCAGGCGGGATATAACCGCGTCCCGGTCGTCCGCGAAGTAATGGCGGACCTGGACACTCCGTTGTCCACCTATCTGAAACTGGCCAACGCGCCCTATACCTACTTACTGGAATCCGTTCAGGGCGGCGACAAATGGGGGCGTTACTCCATCATTGGTCTGCCCTGTCGCAGCGTGTTGAAGGTTAACGGCCATCAGATCAATTTCTATGAAGACAATGGGCTCGTCGAGTCCACTGAAAGCGCTGATCCGCTGGCCTACATCGAGACCTTCCAGCAACGTTTCAAAGTGCCGGACGTAGACGGCCTGCCCCGTTTCAACGGCGGACTGGTGGGCTACTTCGGCTACGACACCATTCGCTACATTGAACCGAAGCTGGCCAAAAGCACGCCGCCAGACCCTCTGGGCACGCCGGATATTCTGTTGATGGTGTCGGATGAGCTGGTGGTGTTCGATAACCTGAGCGGACGTCTGATGTTGATACATCATGTCGATCCTGGCGCAGCGGAAGCCAGCGAACGCGCCCAGGCCCGTCTGGATGAACTGGAAACCCTGTTGCGACGCCCCATTCCCGAGCACAACCTGCATGTCCAGCAAGACCTGCAGATTGCCGAGGAGGATTTCGCTTCCGGCTTCACACAACCGAACTTCGAAGCCGCCGTGGAGAAGATAAAAGAATACGTACTGGCGGGAGACGTCATGCAGACAGTGATATCACAACGCATGTCCGTCCCCTTCACCGCCGAACCCATCAACCTGTATCGTTCTCTCCGCTGCCTCAACCCTTCACCTTACATGTACCATCTGGATCTCGGCGATTTTCATGTCGTCGGCTCCTCACCGGAAATCCTCGCCCACCTGGAAGACGGCGTCGCCACCGTGCGGCCTATCGCCGGCACTCGTAAGCGGGGCGCCACCGAGGCGGAAGACAAGGCGTTGGAAGAAGAGCTGCTGGCGGACCCCAAAGAACTCGCCGAGCATTTGATGCTGATCGATCTGGGTCGCAACGATGTTGGCCGCGTCAGTGATATCGGCAGCGTCGAACTGACCGACAAGATGGTGATCGAACGCTACTCTCATGTAATGCACATTGTCTCCAACGTCACCGGCAAACTACGCCAGGGCTTGAGCGCCATTGACGTACTGCGCGCCACCTTGCCCGCAGGTACGCTGAGCGGCGCCCCGAAAATTCGCGCCATGGAGATCATCGACGAACTTGAGCCAGTTAAACGCGGCGTCTACGGCGGCGCCATCGGATATCTGTCCTGGAACGGCAACATGGATACCGCCATCGCCATTCGCACAGCGGTTATCAAGGATAAGACGCTTTATATTCAGGCTGGAGCCGGCGTAGTCGCCGATTCCGTGCCGCGCCTGGAATGGAAGGAAACCCTCAACAAAGGCCGCGCCGTGTTCCGCGCTGTGGCTATGGCGCAAAAAGGGCTATGA
- a CDS encoding aminodeoxychorismate/anthranilate synthase component II: MLVMIDNYDSFTYNVVQYLGELGADVRVYRNDEITIEEIEALQPQHLVVSPGPCTPNEAGISVAAIKHFAGKLPILGVCLGHQSIGQAFGGEVIRAGKVMHGKTSKVYHNDIGVFKGLNNPFEATRYHSLVIRADTLPDCLEVTAWTQNEDGGLEEIMGVRHKELAIEGVQFHPESILTEQGHDLLRNFLQQSVSR, translated from the coding sequence ATGTTGGTGATGATTGATAATTACGACTCTTTTACCTACAACGTCGTGCAGTATCTGGGCGAGCTGGGCGCAGACGTGCGCGTCTATCGCAACGATGAGATCACGATAGAAGAAATTGAGGCGCTGCAACCGCAGCACCTGGTGGTCTCTCCCGGACCCTGCACGCCCAATGAAGCAGGGATATCCGTCGCGGCGATCAAACATTTCGCCGGTAAACTTCCTATCCTGGGCGTATGCCTGGGCCATCAAAGCATCGGCCAGGCGTTCGGCGGCGAAGTGATTCGCGCCGGAAAAGTCATGCATGGCAAAACCTCCAAGGTGTATCACAACGACATCGGCGTATTCAAAGGTCTCAACAATCCGTTTGAGGCGACCCGCTACCATTCACTGGTCATCCGCGCGGACACACTGCCGGATTGTCTGGAAGTGACCGCCTGGACCCAGAATGAAGACGGTGGTCTGGAAGAAATCATGGGCGTGCGTCACAAGGAACTGGCGATAGAAGGCGTGCAATTCCACCCGGAGTCCATTCTTACGGAGCAGGGCCACGACTTACTGCGCAACTTCTTGCAGCAATCGGTCAGCCGCTAA
- the trpD gene encoding anthranilate phosphoribosyltransferase — translation MDIKAAIAKVVDRKDLTTEEMIEVMQQIMTGQATPAQIGGFLMALRFKSESVGEITGAAQVMRQLASKVDIDDPHLVDTCGTGGDGSNLFNVSTAAAFVVAAAGGKVAKHGNRSVSSRSGSADVLEAAGINLDMSTEQVARAIKEIGVGFLFAPAHHSAMKHAIGPRREMGIRTIFNMLGPLTNPAGVTKQVIGVFNPLLCLPLAEVLQRLGSTHVLVVSAADGLDEISLACETHVAELKDGKISEYTLTPEDAGIMRRSLDGLTVTSAEESLKLIEAALTKATDQTSQKARDIVALNAGAAIYAADLARSFQEGVEMAQDAIGSGLAFAKLKELASFSACFKEEE, via the coding sequence ATGGATATCAAAGCCGCTATCGCCAAAGTTGTCGATAGAAAAGACCTCACCACCGAAGAAATGATTGAGGTCATGCAGCAGATCATGACCGGACAGGCCACTCCCGCACAGATTGGCGGGTTCTTGATGGCGCTGAGATTCAAAAGTGAAAGCGTCGGCGAAATTACCGGCGCCGCCCAGGTCATGCGCCAGCTGGCCAGCAAAGTCGATATTGACGACCCGCATCTGGTAGACACCTGCGGCACCGGGGGCGACGGCTCCAATCTGTTTAATGTCAGCACCGCCGCCGCCTTTGTCGTGGCCGCTGCGGGCGGTAAAGTCGCCAAGCACGGCAACCGCAGCGTCAGCAGCCGGTCAGGCAGCGCCGATGTGCTGGAAGCCGCCGGCATCAACCTGGACATGTCTACCGAACAAGTCGCCCGCGCCATCAAGGAAATCGGCGTCGGCTTTCTATTCGCGCCCGCCCATCACAGCGCGATGAAGCACGCGATCGGGCCGCGCCGGGAAATGGGCATCCGCACCATCTTCAATATGCTGGGGCCTCTGACCAACCCCGCTGGCGTGACCAAGCAGGTCATCGGCGTGTTCAACCCCTTGTTGTGCCTGCCTCTGGCGGAAGTACTGCAACGCCTGGGCAGCACTCATGTCCTGGTTGTTTCCGCCGCGGACGGCCTGGACGAAATCAGTCTCGCCTGCGAAACCCATGTAGCGGAGCTGAAAGACGGTAAAATCTCCGAATACACGCTTACTCCAGAAGACGCAGGAATCATGCGCCGCTCTCTGGACGGCCTGACCGTGACCAGCGCAGAGGAAAGCCTGAAACTGATTGAAGCAGCGCTGACCAAAGCGACGGATCAAACGTCACAAAAAGCTCGGGACATTGTCGCCCTTAACGCTGGGGCGGCGATTTACGCCGCAGACCTGGCCCGCTCCTTCCAAGAAGGCGTGGAAATGGCCCAGGATGCGATTGGTTCCGGGCTGGCCTTTGCTAAACTAAAAGAGCTGGCCAGTTTTTCGGCCTGCTTTAAGGAAGAGGAATAA
- the trpC gene encoding indole-3-glycerol phosphate synthase TrpC, which produces MNDTPTILRKIIDRKKQEVEARKMRQPLSVLKDSLHRAGPVRGFARAIEKRIQHNAPAVIAEIKKASPSKGVIRENFDPEAIAKSYEQGGAACLSVLTDIDFFQGADQYLIQARNATSLPVLRKDFIVDEYQVYESRLLNADCILLIAAALTPQQMMSYCAKAREIDLDVLVEVHNAQELEYALELNTPLVGINNRDLHTFDVSLDTTIKLLDRIPEDRIVVTESGIHTPEDVALMQHHRVNTFLVGESFMRADDPGAKLRELFL; this is translated from the coding sequence ATGAACGACACGCCTACGATTCTGAGAAAGATCATTGACCGTAAAAAACAGGAAGTGGAAGCGCGCAAGATGCGCCAGCCTTTGTCCGTTCTGAAAGACAGCTTGCACCGGGCGGGCCCCGTGCGCGGATTCGCCCGCGCCATCGAAAAGCGGATTCAGCACAATGCTCCAGCGGTGATCGCTGAGATCAAGAAGGCCTCTCCCAGCAAAGGGGTGATCCGGGAAAACTTCGATCCCGAAGCCATCGCCAAGAGCTATGAACAAGGCGGCGCTGCCTGTCTTTCCGTCCTCACCGATATTGATTTCTTTCAGGGCGCCGACCAGTACCTGATTCAGGCTCGCAACGCCACGTCTCTGCCAGTGCTGCGCAAGGATTTCATCGTGGATGAGTATCAGGTGTATGAAAGCCGCCTGCTCAACGCGGACTGTATTCTGTTGATCGCCGCGGCGTTGACACCCCAACAGATGATGAGCTACTGCGCCAAAGCCAGAGAGATCGACCTGGACGTACTGGTGGAAGTACATAACGCTCAGGAGCTGGAATACGCTCTGGAATTGAATACGCCGCTGGTGGGCATCAATAATCGCGACCTGCACACCTTTGACGTTTCCCTTGATACAACGATCAAGCTGCTGGATCGCATCCCGGAAGATCGTATCGTTGTGACGGAGAGCGGCATCCATACGCCAGAAGATGTGGCCTTGATGCAGCACCACCGGGTCAATACGTTCCTGGTGGGCGAGTCCTTCATGCGCGCGGACGACCCTGGAGCGAAATTGCGCGAGCTGTTTCTGTAA
- a CDS encoding LysR substrate-binding domain-containing protein, which yields MSRLVHQLKSLWVLDVVLRTGSFTAAAERLNVTQSAVSQHVKALEEEFGPLFERGARSLAPTQTALRLGPHLRKGFDHLEEGVEAIRRCCNQITVSVLPSFASAWLIPRLHKFNAEFPDIDIRITMSNDVVDFRDADVDAGIRFSSRTFPELIVKDLAGEEIFLAASPELAKGIGSDLRVLKDHVLVDSDAPDSFNWSAWKKAAGHPELEPRRRIIISDSSQVIRLALAGQAVALVRRILVQEELSAGRLVKLFDFSLQIDQRYLLVMPTRSRGNAALRHFTQWLQQEIEAASAPQQGGA from the coding sequence ATGAGTAGGTTGGTTCATCAGTTGAAGTCCCTGTGGGTGTTGGATGTGGTGTTGCGCACGGGCTCATTCACTGCGGCGGCGGAAAGACTGAATGTGACTCAGTCGGCGGTCAGTCAGCATGTTAAAGCGCTGGAGGAGGAGTTCGGTCCCTTGTTTGAGCGCGGCGCGAGGAGTCTGGCGCCTACGCAGACGGCGCTGCGATTAGGTCCGCACCTGCGCAAGGGTTTCGATCACCTGGAGGAGGGCGTAGAGGCGATTCGCCGCTGCTGCAACCAGATTACCGTCAGCGTATTGCCGTCTTTCGCCAGCGCCTGGCTGATTCCCCGATTGCATAAATTCAACGCTGAGTTTCCCGACATTGATATCCGCATCACCATGTCCAATGACGTTGTGGACTTTCGTGACGCAGATGTGGACGCAGGCATACGTTTCAGCTCCCGCACCTTTCCCGAACTGATCGTGAAAGACCTGGCGGGAGAGGAAATCTTTCTCGCCGCGAGCCCGGAGCTGGCCAAAGGTATTGGTAGTGACCTTCGCGTACTGAAAGATCATGTACTGGTGGATTCAGATGCGCCGGACAGCTTCAACTGGAGCGCCTGGAAGAAAGCGGCGGGACACCCGGAGCTGGAGCCACGTCGCCGTATTATCATCTCTGACTCCAGTCAGGTGATTCGCCTTGCCCTGGCGGGGCAGGCGGTCGCACTAGTGCGCAGGATACTGGTGCAGGAAGAGCTGAGTGCGGGACGTTTGGTAAAGCTGTTCGATTTTAGTTTGCAGATAGATCAGCGCTATTTGCTGGTCATGCCTACGCGCTCCCGCGGTAATGCGGCGTTAAGGCATTTCACCCAGTGGCTGCAACAGGAGATTGAAGCGGCGTCAGCGCCGCAGCAAGGCGGCGCGTAG
- a CDS encoding DUF1127 domain-containing protein — MKTAIRLAQNAQQAESLDFLTRLKNLTQQWRKQARTRRELASLNDHLLRDLGITEEDRRQEANKPFWRN; from the coding sequence ATGAAAACCGCAATCAGATTAGCACAGAACGCACAGCAAGCAGAGTCATTAGATTTCCTAACAAGACTGAAAAATTTAACACAGCAATGGAGAAAGCAGGCCAGAACCCGTCGCGAACTTGCCAGCTTGAATGACCACCTGCTCAGAGATCTGGGAATTACCGAAGAGGATCGCCGGCAAGAAGCCAACAAACCCTTCTGGAGAAATTGA
- the crp gene encoding cAMP-activated global transcriptional regulator CRP, with translation MVTIAKPVEHKTKHLDYFLSQCHRRRYPSKSTIIYAGDKSDSLFYIVKGSVTVIIEDDDGREMIMAYLNAGDFFGEMGLFDQDQMGSRSAWVKAKTECEVAEISYTKFREIAQEDPRVLYFIGEQMASRLRQTTRKVGDLAFLDVTGRVARTLLDLCKEPDAMTHPDGMQIKITRQEIGRIVGCSREMVGRVLKALEDQGLVQVKGKTMVVYGTR, from the coding sequence ATGGTCACGATTGCTAAACCGGTCGAGCATAAAACCAAACATCTGGATTATTTCCTGTCGCAGTGCCATCGTCGCCGCTATCCCAGCAAAAGCACCATTATTTATGCTGGCGATAAGAGCGATTCACTGTTTTACATCGTCAAAGGGTCCGTGACGGTCATCATCGAAGACGACGACGGTCGTGAAATGATCATGGCGTATCTGAACGCCGGAGACTTTTTTGGCGAGATGGGATTGTTCGATCAGGATCAAATGGGCTCCCGCAGCGCCTGGGTCAAAGCCAAGACCGAGTGCGAAGTGGCGGAGATCAGCTACACGAAGTTTCGTGAAATCGCTCAAGAAGACCCCCGCGTACTGTATTTCATCGGCGAGCAAATGGCCTCGCGCTTGCGCCAGACCACTCGGAAAGTGGGAGATCTCGCGTTTCTCGACGTGACGGGCCGGGTCGCGCGCACCCTGCTTGATCTGTGTAAGGAACCTGACGCGATGACGCACCCGGACGGGATGCAAATCAAAATCACCCGTCAGGAAATCGGTCGCATCGTGGGCTGTTCCCGGGAAATGGTTGGCCGCGTGCTGAAGGCGCTGGAGGATCAGGGGCTGGTGCAGGTCAAAGGGAAAACCATGGTGGTGTACGGCACCCGGTAA
- a CDS encoding OsmC family protein, whose amino-acid sequence MKATITWGGDAKFIGTTGSGHDVVMDGPPDHGGQNQGPRPMEMLLLGLGGCTSFDVMSILTKARADVTNCVAEITAERADAVPAVFTKIHIHFVVTGRDLRDPVVKRAVDLSAEKYCSASIMLEKGGVEITHDFEIRAPEDAQ is encoded by the coding sequence ATGAAAGCGACCATTACCTGGGGCGGCGACGCCAAATTCATTGGAACGACCGGCTCCGGCCATGACGTGGTGATGGACGGCCCTCCCGATCACGGCGGTCAGAATCAAGGCCCGCGCCCGATGGAAATGTTGTTGCTGGGACTTGGCGGCTGCACTTCTTTTGACGTCATGAGCATTCTGACCAAAGCCCGCGCCGACGTTACCAACTGTGTAGCGGAAATCACGGCCGAGCGCGCCGACGCCGTTCCTGCGGTCTTCACCAAGATTCATATCCATTTCGTCGTCACCGGTCGGGATCTGCGCGATCCAGTGGTGAAACGCGCTGTGGACCTGTCCGCCGAGAAATACTGTTCAGCCTCCATCATGCTGGAGAAAGGCGGCGTGGAAATCACCCACGACTTTGAAATTCGCGCCCCTGAGGACGCCCAGTAA
- the speD gene encoding adenosylmethionine decarboxylase: MSEKLKLHGFNNLTKSLSFNIYDICYAQSEKHRQEYIAYIDEQYNAERLTQILTDVVEIIGAHILNVSRQDYDPHGASVTMLIAEHEVPPPADSSEESPGPLPDAVVAHLDKSHVTVHTYPESHPDNGISTFRADIDVSTCGLISPLKALNYLIHSFDSDIVTVDYRVRGFTRDIDGAKLYIDHDINSIQNFLSEDTQEAYQMIDVNVYQENLFHTKMILKEFNLDNYLFGTGVSELNANEASNIRERLQKEMLEIFYSRNMPY, from the coding sequence ATGTCTGAAAAGCTCAAACTCCACGGTTTCAACAATCTGACGAAATCGCTAAGTTTCAATATTTACGACATTTGCTACGCGCAATCGGAGAAACACCGACAGGAATATATTGCTTATATCGATGAGCAATATAATGCCGAGCGCCTCACACAAATTCTGACCGACGTTGTGGAAATTATCGGAGCCCACATTCTAAACGTATCCAGGCAGGATTATGATCCACACGGCGCCAGCGTCACCATGCTGATCGCCGAACACGAAGTGCCTCCGCCAGCGGACTCCAGCGAAGAATCGCCCGGACCGCTCCCCGACGCAGTGGTTGCTCACCTGGATAAAAGCCATGTGACCGTGCACACCTATCCGGAAAGCCACCCCGACAACGGCATCAGCACATTCCGCGCGGACATTGACGTGTCCACCTGCGGTCTGATCTCTCCGTTGAAGGCGCTGAACTACCTGATTCACAGCTTCGATTCCGACATTGTCACCGTCGACTACCGCGTACGCGGTTTCACCCGTGACATCGACGGCGCCAAGCTGTACATCGATCACGACATCAACTCGATTCAGAACTTCCTCAGTGAAGACACTCAGGAAGCCTATCAGATGATTGACGTGAACGTGTATCAGGAGAACCTGTTCCATACCAAGATGATTCTGAAGGAATTTAACCTGGATAATTATCTGTTCGGAACCGGCGTCAGCGAACTGAACGCCAACGAAGCCTCCAACATCAGGGAACGTCTGCAAAAGGAAATGCTGGAGATTTTCTATTCCCGCAATATGCCTTACTGA